The following proteins are encoded in a genomic region of Reichenbachiella sp.:
- a CDS encoding GNAT family N-acetyltransferase, translated as MQLRKIKKCQSEQLSFNQESVSNILDVHSFLESCRKQQGLEININKQSLEQLFLKLPLNYECYTIRNNEGDILAATVLVLVNDQIVYNYLPGFDRSYKSLSPLSFLLFQLYKILRDRNYKIFDLGISSINGGVQEGLYNYKNRMGANKSDRFVYEIKLK; from the coding sequence ATGCAGCTGAGGAAAATCAAAAAATGTCAATCTGAACAATTAAGCTTCAATCAGGAAAGCGTTAGCAATATTCTGGATGTTCATTCATTCCTTGAGTCTTGCAGAAAACAACAAGGGCTAGAAATTAACATTAACAAGCAATCGCTTGAACAATTATTCCTTAAACTTCCACTCAATTATGAGTGTTATACAATCAGAAATAATGAAGGAGATATCCTAGCTGCAACAGTTCTGGTCCTGGTCAATGATCAGATTGTTTACAATTATTTACCTGGTTTTGACAGATCCTATAAGTCCTTAAGTCCTTTGTCCTTTTTATTGTTTCAGCTATACAAGATTCTAAGAGACAGGAACTACAAAATATTTGATTTAGGCATCTCTTCCATTAATGGCGGAGTTCAAGAAGGACTTTACAATTATAAAAACAGAATGGGAGCCAATAAGTCTGATCGTTTTGTATACGAAATTAAGCTTAAGTAA
- a CDS encoding YigZ family protein, whose protein sequence is MAESYRIIESPTEGFYKEKGSKFLGFAYQVNSLEEVKERLEILKKEYYDARHWCYAHIIEDGHHQLIRANDDGEPNHSAGDPILGQIRSFELTNTLVVVVRYFGGTKLGVSGLIHAYKTAAEDALQKAKIQVVEIKQDFKVEYGYEKTSDAMRIINDFGVEIKNQEFLEYCTLFGRIEPEKFDALKDKLSLIQVIAWKL, encoded by the coding sequence ATGGCAGAATCGTATCGAATCATTGAATCCCCTACGGAAGGCTTTTATAAAGAAAAGGGAAGCAAATTTTTAGGATTTGCTTATCAAGTCAATTCATTGGAGGAAGTGAAAGAGCGATTGGAAATTCTGAAGAAAGAGTATTACGATGCCAGACACTGGTGCTATGCACACATTATTGAAGATGGTCATCATCAGCTCATTCGAGCCAATGATGATGGCGAACCCAATCATTCCGCAGGCGATCCGATATTAGGTCAAATTCGTTCGTTTGAACTGACTAACACATTAGTGGTAGTAGTTCGATACTTTGGTGGAACCAAGCTGGGAGTGAGTGGATTGATTCATGCCTATAAAACAGCAGCTGAGGATGCTTTGCAAAAGGCGAAAATTCAGGTGGTTGAAATTAAACAGGACTTCAAAGTAGAATATGGGTATGAAAAGACCAGCGATGCTATGCGAATTATCAATGACTTTGGAGTCGAAATTAAGAATCAAGAATTTTTAGAATATTGTACGCTATTTGGTCGCATTGAGCCCGAAAAATTCGATGCGTTGAAAGATAAGTTGAGCTTGATTCAAGTGATTGCCTGGAAGCTCTAG
- a CDS encoding porin family protein, whose protein sequence is MQTLNIWHKFYLHGLKVVFGFVVGFCLVASEARAQLPGSINLPNFDEQKVHYGFLIGGHSSRFRLKYSDEFISPALDSVHSILPTQKFGFKIGFIVNFHLFQYLDVRLAPTFSFYQLGLDYRYDNGTVLEELRDPTYFELPLLLKYKSVRVDNRAIYLLAGITPAVKVSGNKKQEDSSERLLIEKFNLSIDVGVGLDLFQPLFKFSPEVRYSFGLFNVLDDEENDFSAGIESLNIHSFTIYVTFEGGPSTFRRKARRY, encoded by the coding sequence ATGCAAACCCTTAACATTTGGCATAAGTTCTATTTACACGGCCTTAAAGTAGTATTTGGTTTTGTTGTTGGGTTTTGTCTAGTTGCTTCTGAAGCTAGAGCACAACTGCCAGGGAGCATCAATCTACCCAATTTTGATGAGCAAAAAGTTCATTATGGTTTTTTGATCGGAGGACACTCTTCGAGATTTAGACTGAAATATTCCGATGAATTCATTTCGCCGGCGTTAGACTCGGTGCATTCTATTCTTCCTACTCAAAAATTTGGTTTTAAAATTGGTTTTATTGTCAATTTCCACCTGTTTCAATATTTGGATGTTCGACTGGCACCAACGTTCAGCTTTTATCAGTTGGGGTTGGATTATAGATATGATAATGGTACCGTGCTTGAGGAACTTCGTGACCCTACGTATTTTGAATTGCCGTTGTTATTGAAATATAAATCTGTAAGAGTGGATAATAGAGCCATCTATTTATTGGCAGGTATTACGCCCGCTGTAAAGGTATCTGGCAATAAAAAGCAAGAAGATTCTTCAGAGCGGTTGTTGATCGAGAAATTTAACTTATCAATTGATGTGGGAGTAGGGCTCGATTTGTTTCAGCCACTCTTCAAATTTTCACCTGAAGTAAGGTATTCGTTTGGCTTGTTTAATGTACTAGATGATGAAGAAAATGACTTTAGTGCTGGCATTGAAAGTTTGAACATTCATAGCTTCACTATCTATGTAACCTTCGAAGGAGGCCCATCAACATTTAGAAGAAAAGCGAGAAGATATTAG
- a CDS encoding tetratricopeptide repeat protein, which translates to MNNIKSFFLVVFVLISLVLNAQNTPLFSNSNLLEMVDRGGDFIYNQEFNKAELVIDSLEQKLPGHPIVPMMKAMSLAWRDQPLRTSSPVYPGHEKYLMETIAKSEKISAKDSNNLEAMFFEMSAHGLLAEYYAQEGSSFKAMSQAKQTYNLIKKTMEHTAESPELLFLSGLYNYFREKYPERHPIYKPFVWVFKSGDVQRGLVQLDSAVHHSKIVKIEASLYVAYIWLRYENNADKARYYLERIHKMYPANDYFKAKYLECLMRQKDYKSALPLISQLQVHEKPYFKMCGEIFRGVYAEKVERSLDAAERFYKRGLETGELSPDRGEYYRSIAYLGLGRIAEANNNVKLAAVYYEKTIDMDETDWLTEESEARLDQID; encoded by the coding sequence TTGAACAATATTAAGTCATTTTTTCTAGTCGTGTTCGTTTTGATTTCACTTGTGCTGAATGCTCAAAACACACCTTTATTTTCGAATTCTAATTTGCTAGAGATGGTGGATCGCGGGGGCGATTTTATCTATAACCAAGAATTTAATAAAGCAGAATTAGTCATTGATTCTCTGGAACAAAAACTTCCAGGACATCCAATTGTTCCAATGATGAAAGCCATGAGTTTGGCTTGGCGAGATCAGCCACTTCGAACGTCTAGTCCAGTTTATCCAGGACATGAGAAATATTTGATGGAGACCATTGCCAAATCTGAAAAGATTAGTGCTAAAGACTCTAACAACCTGGAAGCCATGTTTTTCGAAATGTCTGCCCATGGCCTATTGGCGGAATATTATGCGCAAGAAGGGAGTAGCTTCAAGGCGATGTCTCAGGCTAAACAGACTTATAATCTGATCAAAAAGACAATGGAGCACACTGCTGAAAGCCCTGAATTGCTATTTCTGTCAGGGTTGTACAATTATTTTAGAGAAAAGTATCCAGAGCGACATCCTATCTATAAACCGTTTGTTTGGGTTTTCAAATCTGGGGATGTGCAACGTGGATTGGTACAATTGGATAGTGCCGTACACCATAGTAAAATAGTTAAGATTGAGGCGAGTTTGTATGTCGCATATATCTGGCTGCGATATGAAAACAACGCAGACAAAGCAAGGTATTATTTGGAAAGAATTCATAAAATGTATCCCGCTAATGATTACTTCAAGGCTAAATATTTGGAATGTTTGATGAGACAAAAGGATTATAAAAGTGCCTTGCCATTAATTAGCCAACTGCAGGTTCATGAAAAGCCATATTTTAAGATGTGCGGTGAGATTTTCAGGGGTGTTTATGCAGAAAAAGTTGAGCGGTCTTTAGATGCTGCTGAGCGTTTTTACAAAAGAGGTTTAGAAACAGGCGAATTGTCCCCAGATCGTGGAGAGTATTATAGAAGTATTGCCTATTTGGGGCTTGGACGAATTGCTGAAGCAAATAACAATGTAAAACTTGCCGCCGTCTATTACGAGAAAACGATTGATATGGACGAGACAGATTGGTTGACTGAAGAAAGTGAAGCTCGATTGGATCAAATTGATTGA
- the ubiE gene encoding bifunctional demethylmenaquinone methyltransferase/2-methoxy-6-polyprenyl-1,4-benzoquinol methylase UbiE gives MAVLPYKNQEQSKKQQVADMFNNISKRYDFLNHFLSLGIDILWRKKAIKQLKAHQPKLILDIATGTGDLAIEALKLNPEKIIGVDISEGMLEVGRKKMIELGVEDQVEMRLGDSEQLLFEDNKFDAVIVAFGVRNFENLEKGLADMRRVLKDGGKLVVLEFSKPTKFPMKQLYGFYFKAILPLIGKLVSSDNAAYTYLPESVAEFPYGQQFLDVLEKTGYKNTQCKPLTFGISSIYTALK, from the coding sequence TTGGCGGTACTACCTTACAAAAATCAAGAGCAATCTAAAAAGCAACAAGTAGCTGATATGTTCAATAATATCAGTAAACGCTATGATTTTCTTAATCATTTTCTAAGCTTGGGAATAGATATCCTGTGGAGAAAAAAGGCGATTAAACAACTAAAGGCTCATCAGCCTAAGTTGATCCTTGATATTGCTACTGGAACCGGAGATTTGGCTATAGAGGCACTTAAGCTCAATCCTGAAAAAATCATTGGAGTTGATATATCTGAAGGGATGTTGGAAGTAGGTAGAAAGAAAATGATCGAATTGGGTGTGGAGGATCAGGTAGAAATGCGTTTGGGAGATTCGGAGCAGCTTTTGTTTGAAGACAATAAGTTTGATGCTGTAATCGTTGCCTTTGGCGTAAGGAATTTTGAAAATCTGGAAAAGGGACTTGCCGATATGAGACGAGTGCTCAAGGACGGAGGGAAGCTAGTCGTTTTGGAGTTTTCAAAGCCAACCAAATTTCCAATGAAACAACTTTATGGTTTTTATTTTAAGGCTATATTGCCATTAATTGGAAAATTGGTATCTAGCGATAATGCCGCTTATACCTACTTGCCTGAATCAGTGGCAGAATTTCCTTACGGTCAGCAATTTTTAGACGTATTAGAAAAAACAGGATATAAAAACACTCAATGCAAACCCTTAACATTTGGCATAAGTTCTATTTACACGGCCTTAAAGTAG